A single genomic interval of Suncus etruscus isolate mSunEtr1 chromosome 12, mSunEtr1.pri.cur, whole genome shotgun sequence harbors:
- the LOC126024535 gene encoding small nuclear ribonucleoprotein G-like — MSKAHPPELKKFMNKKLSLKLNGGRHVQGILRGFDPFMNLVIDECVEMAASGQQNNTGMVVIRGNSIIMLEALE, encoded by the coding sequence ATGAGTAAGGCTCACCCCCCGGAGCTGAAAAAATTTATGAACAAGAAGTTATCATTGAAATTGAATGGTGGCAGACATGTCCAAGGAATACTGCGAGGATTTGATCCCTTTATGAATCTTGTGATAGATGAATGTGTGGAGATGGCAGCAAGTGGGCAACAGAATAATACTGGAATGGTGGTAATACGGGGAAATAGTATCATCATGTTAGAAGCCTTGGAATGA